The genome window GGAACCCGATGAAGCACCTGATGAAGCGATCGAAGCGACCTCCGATGGCATAGATGATGGCGTTATGGATACACCAGAACCCGTCAGCAAACCCTCGGCGATCGCTGATACGCTGATACTCCGCAACACGCCGGAAGTCGAACCGGAGGCAGAGAACGACGGCGATGACTCCAGCGACAGCGACGACTCGTCGGAAGCATCGGCCACCGACAGCACTTCCACCAATCGTCGTAGACGGCGGCGGCGCTCATCTGCCAGCAGTTCGCGGCGGTCTTAGATCTAGACTCATCAACTCATCAGGATATATCTGCACCATCTGCTCTGTGTGAATCCCCCCTAGTGCGCTAGGGGGGTATGAGTCACAATGGAGACGGTGGGTTGGGCTGACCAAAACCGGCGGCCCGCTAGTCCTCAACGATGTTCGACAGATCATGCCACCTATGCCTAAGACGACGTCTAACCGTTCATCGGCTTGGCAGAAACTCCGCCATGGAGACCTCACCTGTGAACAGGCGCTACAGTTCTTGGTCGATGACCAGGGCATGGTTAACCTCAGCCTGCTAGACACAGAAGTTAGCTATCGTTTTTTGCGAGAATTTCCTAACCCCAGCGCCCTACCGCCGGTGATGCCGCTACTGCTATGGCGCAACTGCTATTACCTAGGCAGCCCCATTGACCTGCCGCCCGAAACGATTCAACAGTTAAGCGATCGCACCTTTACCAACGTCAAGATTATTGCGATCGCCGATCGCAGCTATCGTGCCTGGTACCACAGCCAAAACTTTGACCAATCGGTGATTAGTTCCGATCCACTGATCAATCCCCTCACAGGGGAAGTGGAAACCGAGAACATTGGCGAAGTCACGGAGATGTATTTATCCAAAGCTGCTGATCAAATCAGCCGCATTAAAACCATCATTTCTGGGGCCCTGCGCAATCGGGCTAGCGACATTCACCTAGAGCCTGTAGCGGAAGGGTTGCGGGTGCGCTACCGCATTGACGGCATCCTACGGGATATTACTACCCTCCCCCCAGACATCAGCCGACGGGCGATCGTGGCCCTCAAGGTCATGTCAGACATGGACATTGCTGAAAGCCGCCGCCCCCAAGATGCTCGCATTGGTGAACGCTATGCCGCCGGCAGTGACCTCAACCTCGGGCTAGATATGCGGGTCAGCACCATGCCCTGCGTAGGCGGAGAAAAGGCCGTGATCCGGCTACTGCCCAACGAAAATCCCTTCACCTGCATTGAGGAACTGGGCTTCACACCCCAAACCCTGGCAATCTACCAAAACTGGTTGCAGCAGCCCCAAGGCATGGTAATTTTCACCGGTCCCACCGGCTCTGGCAAAACCAGCACCCTCTACACTAGCCTGCAAACCGTCGCCACCGAGCATGTCAACGTGGTGACCGTGGAAGATCCGGTGGAATATGTGCTGCACCGGATTACCCAAACCCAGGTGCATGAAGCAGCCGGCATGACCTTTGCGGCAGGTCTTCGAGCCATTTTGCGTCAGGATCCAGACATCATCATGGTGGGCGAAATCCGTGACCATGAAACAGCCGAAACGGCGGTGCGCGCAGCCCTAACCGGACACCTAGTCTTTACCACCCTCCATACCAACGA of Candidatus Obscuribacterales bacterium contains these proteins:
- a CDS encoding GspE/PulE family protein, producing the protein MPKTTSNRSSAWQKLRHGDLTCEQALQFLVDDQGMVNLSLLDTEVSYRFLREFPNPSALPPVMPLLLWRNCYYLGSPIDLPPETIQQLSDRTFTNVKIIAIADRSYRAWYHSQNFDQSVISSDPLINPLTGEVETENIGEVTEMYLSKAADQISRIKTIISGALRNRASDIHLEPVAEGLRVRYRIDGILRDITTLPPDISRRAIVALKVMSDMDIAESRRPQDARIGERYAAGSDLNLGLDMRVSTMPCVGGEKAVIRLLPNENPFTCIEELGFTPQTLAIYQNWLQQPQGMVIFTGPTGSGKTSTLYTSLQTVATEHVNVVTVEDPVEYVLHRITQTQVHEAAGMTFAAGLRAILRQDPDIIMVGEIRDHETAETAVRAALTGHLVFTTLHTNDAASAIPRLKDIGPDPGLISDALLGIVAQRLVRRVCPHCSAPHTPSDEELAMLGLTRSQINPKTWRKGRGCARCFQSGYAGREAIIELIDMDDTLRQIIYEGTMTELNRYLQETRFCSFYDAAIAKINAGATTVEEVMRVLPRSALQRYRPKPLAGGARRHSQRQEQPSVP